The following are encoded together in the Fundulus heteroclitus isolate FHET01 chromosome 19, MU-UCD_Fhet_4.1, whole genome shotgun sequence genome:
- the dnaaf2 gene encoding protein kintoun, which yields MDEKLGEKLEKLNLSSEEVDRFTSAFRDDKFREMFREYVQEISEPENRRRYEEEIRQLEQERGNNAEFIHPTPFRVIRTSGAEKRKCFINVCGSDKIHKPGVKSAVSEDGRRGQHWTLPHSLHPGRTGTDPKGNTFVIYDVIFHPDTLHMASKNKAFLDMVYDAAIDGVQRAFKVNLDKNNVRELKTKYKGTPQTSIIRRPIPGHDGQTLTPALPGLEGLQPQTATESEESPPADSGDVQQSFQIQSQKNQEPIKPNYTVKYRSRVDLQNFRCSRDSAQSPRPTEILIIIDLPLLRSARDTGLEVKERSLLLESKQPAYRLHLPLAYPVDEDQGEAKFNKHTGQLSVTLQVRPPDAALHGSVGPLPLVTDPKKRRDGPEEPSEEEDDQGGKEAQTDEGEEGDREKGKELAQNSDEEQKSEAKEKKGQQINRKQQEAEEGGAGTELPTWKERSQVNEEEEAGPLKDSQRRDSSVGDDPVRATGVYAPEASDVRKPSVSSETEKRDVLIPNLRTSVSEEDREAKSASSLESTSKTTSSDLQEEPGKAEQDASLQQRPSIEEPQTPPDSSFPPPESGEGDVSLSARREESGRVFDADGNDDLQARQVRRTLARDKKAPVADSLREVDADGKETLIRDHSTAAGFVFQNKLMYELD from the exons ATGGACGAAAAGCTCGGCGAAAAGCTCGAAAAGCTCAACTTGTCTTCGGAGGAAGTGGACCGGTTTACCAGCGCCTTTAGAGACGACAAATTCAGGGAGATGTTCCGCGAATACGTGCAAGAGATCTCTGAGCCTGAAAACAGGAGGAGGTACGAGGAGGAGATCCggcagctggagcaggagagagGAAACAACGCGGAGTTCATCCACCCGACTCCGTTCAGGGTGATCAGAACGAGCGGAGCTGAAAAGCGGAAGTGCTTCATCAACGTCTGCGGCAGCGATAAAATCCACAAACCGGGAGTGAAGAGTGCTGTGTCAGAGGATGGCCGCAGGGGGCAGCACTGGACCCTGCCTCACAGCCTTCACCCTGGCAGGACAGGGACAGACCCTAAAGGCAACACGTTTGTGATCTATGATGTGATTTTCCACCCGGACACGCTGCACATGGCCTCTAAAAACAAGGCCTTCTTGGATATGGTGTACGATGCAGCTATTGACGGAGTCCAGAGAGCGTTTAAAGTGAATCTAGACAAAAACAACGTGAGAGAACTGAAGACGAAATACAAAGGCACCCCTCAAACAAGCATCATCCGGAGACCCATACCCGGACACGATGGCCAGACTCTCACCCCTGCCTTACCGGGCCTAGAAGGCCTTCAgccacagacagccacagagTCTGAGGAGTCACCTCCGGCGGACAGCGGAGACGTTCAACAGAGCTTCCAGATCCAATCGCAGAAGAACCAGGAGCCTATAAAGCCAAACTACACGGTCAAATACCGATCTAGGGTTGATTTACAGAACTTCAGGTGCTCTAGAGACTCTGCGCAGAGCCCCAGGCCTACAGAAATCCTGATTATAATTGACCTGCCCCTCCTGAGGTCAGCCAGAGACACCGGCCTTGAAGTGAAGGAAAGAAGTCTGCTGCTGGAGTCCAAACAACCGGCCTACAGACTGCATCTGCCTTTAGCCTACCCTGTGGATGAAGACCAAGGAGAGGCCAAGTTCAACAAGCACACGGGTCAGCTCAGCGTCACCCTGCAGGTCCGTCCGCCTGACGCAGCTCTTCATGGTTCGGTTGGACCTCTTCCTCTGGTGACCGATCCTAAGAAACGTAGGGATGGACCAGAGGAGCCAAGTGAGGAGGAAGACGACCAAGGGGGCAAAGAGGCTCAAACAGATGAAGGGGAAGAAGGAGATCGGGAAAAGGGAAAGGAACTGGCCCAAAACAGTGACGAAGAACAGAAAAGTgaagcaaaagagaaaaaaggtcagcaaataaacagaaaacaacaggaAGCAGAGGAAGGAGGAGCAGGAACCGAGCTTCCAACCTGGAAGGAGAGATCACAAGTGAacgaggaggaggaagctggaCCGCTGAAGGACAGCCAACGCCGGGATTCATCTGTAGGAGATGATCCTGTTAGGGCAACGGGAGTTTACGCTCCGGAGGCTTCAGATGTCAGAAAGCCATCTGTCtcttctgaaactgaaaaacgGGACGTTTTAATCCCCAATTTACGGACCAGCGTCTCAGAAGAGGACAGAGAAGCTAAATCGGCCTCAAGTTTGGAGTCTACATCCAAAACGACGTCCTCTGACCTCCAGGAGGAGCCTGGAAAG GCTGAACAAGATGCTTCCCTTCAGCAGCGTCCATCCATCGAGGAACCCCAGACTCCTCCTGACTCTTCTTTCCCTCCACCGGAGAGCGGTGAGGGGGACGTCAGCCTCTCTGCGAGGAGAGAGGAGTCCGGCCGGGTGTTTGACGCAGACGGTAACGATGACCTGCAGGCACGTCAAGTCCGCCGGACGTTGGCGCGGGACAAGAAAGCCCCGGTAGCAGATTCACTGAGGGAGGTCGACGCCGACGGAAAGGAGACGCTGATCAGAGATCATTCCACAGCAGCAGGTTTCGTTTTCCAGAACAAACTCATGTACGAGCTGGACTGA
- the LOC105927643 gene encoding Krueppel-like factor 11: MDLQQAERMDQCGPCPKRRRHDSERSVSSGTSGCSSSALEYTDLEAAEALVCMSSWGQPLLRGGTKPAPCKPRPLTPASDSCDSLLPLELQEPQRDFVSLSSLCMTPPHSPSFVETSPGSTVQSSPGPTVSAALSGSELHPPTLARSPERTPSLSAAPHPCRAMATSVIRHTADRDLCQHHVPQRAASTGTVTGTTACMRRLQQQGVTDTPRSPPAEETRRPGSPSKPSLDSVSTSTLNAQPQSPPTPRVATTLSPPPVTSPQIICQMFPICGQSGIISAFIPGPGQASGTGIRTTTTPILPQPASANSPPLQQPLIVGSAVPQATVMLVLPQSSVSQAPQGSQTVMTLGNTKLLPLAPAPVYMPAGPCSNAAATKIVFSRRRNYICTFPGCRKTYFKSSHLKAHLRTHTGEKPFSCSWDGCDKRFARSDELSRHRRTHTGEKKFVCPVCDRRFMRSDHLTKHARRHMTTKKIPSWQSDVRNLSKMAADKTSPCKAAVGTLSMLIPASSK, from the exons ATGGACTTACAGCAG GCTGAACGTATGGATCAGTGCGGGCCGTGCCCGAAGAGAAGAAGGCACGACAGCGAGCGGTCGGTCTCCAGTGGAACCAGCGGCTGTTCTTCTTCTGCTTTGGAGTACACTGACCTGGAGGCGGCTGAAGCTCTGGTGTGCATGAGCTCCTGGGGTCAGCCCCTGCTCCGCGGCGGCACCAAGCCTGCTCCCTGCAAGCCCCGGCCCCTCACTCCGGCTTCTGACTCCTGCGACTCCCTCCTTCCGCTGGAGCTCCAGGAGCCCCAGAGGGACTTTGTGTCCCTCTCCTCTCTG TGCATGACACCTCCCCACAGCCCCAGCTTTGTCGAGACCTCACCAGGCAGCACGGTCCAGTCGAGCCCCGGCCCGACCGTGTCCGCGGCACTCTCCGGATCTGAGCTCCACCCGCCCACCCTGGCGCGCAGCCCTGAAAGGACCCCTTCCCTGTCCGCTGCCCCACACCCCTGCAGAGCCATGGCGACCAGCGTCATCAGGCACACCGCAGACAGAGACCTGTGCCAGCACCACGTGCCACAGAGAGCCGCCAGCACAGGAACCGTAACAGGAACAACAGCGTGCATGCGGCGGCTGCAGCAGCAAGGCGTTACAGACACACCTCggtctcctcctgcagaggagACACGGCGTCCCGGCAGTCCCTCTAAACCCTCTTTGGACAGTGTCTCCACCTCCACACTCAACGCCCAACCACAAAGCCCACCCACTCCCAGGGTTGCCACAACGCTCTCCCCTCCTCCAGTGACCAGTCCTCAAATCATCTGCCAGATGTTCCCCATCTGCGGCCAGTCAGGTATAATCTCAGCCTTCATCCCTGGTCCAGGTCAGGCCTCTGGTACTGGAATTCGGACTACGACGACCCCCATCCTCCCCCAACCCGCCTCAGCCAACAGCCCCCCGCTCCAGCAGCCCCTCATCGTGGGCTCGGCGGTGCCACAGGCCACGGTGATGCTGGTCCTCCCTCAGTCCTCGGTCTCTCAGGCCCCTCAGGGCTCGCAGACTGTCATGACCCTGGGCAACACCAAACTGCTACCTCTGGCCCCGGCCCCCGTGTACATGCCGGCCGGGCCCTGCAGCAACGCCGCGGCCACTAAAATCGTCTTCTCCCGCAGGAGAAACTACATCTGCACCTTTCCGGGTTGCAGAAAGACGTACTTCAAGAGTTCGCACCTCAAGGCGCATCTGCGAACGCACACAG GCGAGAAGCCATTCAGCTGCAGCTGGGACGGCTGCGATAAGAGGTTCGCCCGCTCCGACGAGCTGTCCCGCCACCGTCGCACGCACACCGGCGAGAAGAAATTCGTCTGCCCCGTGTGCGATCGGCGGTTCATGCGTAGCGACCACCTGACCAAACACGCCCGCCGTCACATGACCACGAAGAAGATTCCTAGCTGGCAGTCGGACGTTCGCAACCTGAGCAAAATGGCCGCAGACAAAACTTCTCCCTGTAAAGCGGCCGTCGGCACCCTGAGCATGCTGATACCTGCCAGCTCCAAGTAG